The following are from one region of the Methanomassiliicoccales archaeon LGM-DZ1 genome:
- a CDS encoding 4Fe-4S binding protein, giving the protein MVNLAGYKDLIIGSRVIEPGNSEKFHTGDWRSMVPVIDPDKCIDCLTCWIYCPDNCILTQDNRVTGIKLTHCKGCGICAKACPRQAIVMKEDIE; this is encoded by the coding sequence ATGGTCAACCTAGCAGGATACAAGGATCTCATCATTGGCAGCAGGGTGATCGAGCCCGGGAACTCCGAGAAGTTCCACACCGGCGACTGGCGGTCCATGGTCCCCGTCATCGACCCCGACAAGTGCATCGACTGCCTTACCTGCTGGATCTACTGCCCTGACAACTGCATCCTCACCCAGGACAACAGGGTCACCGGCATCAAGCTGACCCACTGCAAGGGATGCGGCATCTGCGCCAAGGCATGCCCCAGGCAGGCCATCGTCATGAAGGAGGACATCGAATGA